One part of the Streptomyces nigra genome encodes these proteins:
- a CDS encoding rhomboid family intramembrane serine protease has translation MIRTRRPARSPARTGSAGRRPSAPVTHALIALCAALFLAGPAAGLNPAFGSGEELVTAQRAYFHRWGVVPAELFAGTPRAALTPLTALFVHGSWVHLLGNMLFLYVFGAMTEERMGRTRFTLFCLGCGYLALLGYAAANDDSVQPLVGASGAISAVLGAFLFLFPTARVTSLLPFLLFLPLRFPAWVVLPFWVAVQWVAARQAGPGPGVAYLAHLVGFGLGFGYAWACFGRRTRVKPTRAPAPEGENQP, from the coding sequence ATGATCCGCACCAGGCGCCCGGCGCGCTCCCCGGCCCGGACCGGCTCCGCGGGCCGCAGACCGTCGGCGCCGGTGACGCACGCGCTGATCGCCCTGTGCGCCGCGCTCTTCCTGGCGGGCCCCGCGGCCGGGCTCAATCCGGCCTTCGGTTCCGGGGAGGAGCTGGTCACCGCGCAGCGGGCCTACTTCCATCGCTGGGGCGTGGTGCCCGCGGAGCTCTTCGCGGGCACCCCACGGGCGGCGCTGACCCCGCTCACGGCCCTCTTCGTGCACGGCAGCTGGGTCCACCTGCTGGGCAACATGCTCTTCCTCTACGTCTTCGGCGCGATGACGGAGGAGCGGATGGGCCGGACCCGGTTCACGCTGTTCTGTTTGGGCTGCGGGTATCTGGCCCTGCTGGGCTACGCCGCCGCGAACGACGACTCGGTCCAGCCCCTGGTCGGCGCGTCCGGGGCGATCTCGGCGGTCCTCGGCGCGTTCCTGTTCCTGTTCCCCACGGCCCGGGTGACCAGCCTGCTGCCGTTCCTGCTCTTCCTGCCGCTGCGCTTCCCCGCCTGGGTGGTGCTCCCCTTCTGGGTGGCCGTCCAGTGGGTCGCGGCACGGCAGGCCGGACCGGGCCCGGGGGTGGCGTACCTGGCCCACCTGGTGGGCTTCGGCCTGGGCTTCGGCTACGCGTGGGCGTGCTTCGGGCGGCGCACTAGAGTGAAACCCACCCGAGCTCCGGCCCCTGAGGGAGAGAACCAGCCGTGA
- a CDS encoding Lrp/AsnC family transcriptional regulator translates to MITAIVLIKTSVDRIPEIAEQIASLDSVSEVFSVTGTYDLIAMVRVKRHEDLAEVIPGRISKIPGVEGTDTHVAFRTYSQHDLEAAFAIGLDS, encoded by the coding sequence GTGATCACCGCGATCGTCCTCATCAAGACCAGCGTGGACCGGATCCCCGAGATCGCCGAGCAGATCGCGTCGCTGGACAGCGTCAGCGAGGTCTTCTCGGTCACCGGGACCTACGACCTGATCGCCATGGTGCGGGTGAAGCGGCACGAGGACCTGGCCGAGGTCATCCCGGGCCGGATCAGCAAGATCCCCGGCGTCGAGGGCACCGACACGCACGTCGCCTTCCGCACGTACTCGCAGCACGACCTGGAGGCCGCGTTCGCCATCGGCCTGGACAGCTGA
- a CDS encoding aminotransferase class V-fold PLP-dependent enzyme: MSVSTAASAQDVCAPLPVLGADVTVPLVTGGEVAYAALDYAASAPALQRVWDDVAAYAPYYGSVHRGAGYLSQLSTDLFENARRTVAEFLGCREDDQVVFTRSTTDSLNLLAAALPVGCEVFVFETEHHASLLPWRDARVTYLDAPRTPGEAVRTLEHALADREPHGPALVCVTGASNVTGELWPVRELAAAAHAHGARIVLDAAQLAPHHPVNVRDLDVDWVAFSGHKLYAPFGTGVLAGRADWLRAAGPYLAGGGASRSVTRREDGGVDVEWHDSAARHEAGSPNVIGAYAVASACKALTEAGFDSLVARERQLIEKVRTGLAEVPEVRVLSLFGDDAPRVGVISFVVEGWNSSHFAAALSAEYGIGVRDGLFCAHPLVRTLLGGDPQTQGECGAPEAAPGEKSLNAIRVSFGAGTPDEHVERFVTAVKELVTDGARWNYRTENGRCVPDTSA; this comes from the coding sequence ATGTCCGTCTCCACCGCTGCCTCCGCCCAGGACGTTTGTGCCCCGCTGCCCGTTCTGGGTGCCGATGTCACCGTTCCGCTCGTCACCGGGGGCGAGGTGGCCTACGCGGCCCTCGACTACGCCGCGAGCGCCCCCGCCCTCCAGCGCGTCTGGGACGACGTGGCCGCCTACGCGCCGTACTACGGCAGCGTCCACCGGGGCGCCGGGTACCTCTCGCAGCTCTCCACCGACCTGTTCGAGAACGCCCGGCGCACGGTCGCCGAGTTCCTCGGCTGCCGCGAGGACGACCAGGTCGTCTTCACGCGCTCCACCACCGACTCGCTCAACCTGCTCGCCGCCGCGCTCCCGGTCGGCTGCGAGGTCTTCGTCTTCGAGACCGAGCACCACGCGTCCCTGCTGCCCTGGCGGGACGCCCGCGTCACCTACCTCGACGCGCCCCGCACGCCCGGTGAGGCGGTACGGACCCTGGAGCACGCCCTGGCCGACCGCGAGCCCCACGGCCCGGCCCTGGTCTGTGTCACCGGCGCCTCCAACGTCACCGGCGAGCTGTGGCCCGTACGGGAGCTGGCGGCGGCCGCGCACGCGCACGGCGCCCGGATCGTGCTCGACGCGGCGCAGCTCGCCCCGCACCACCCGGTGAACGTGCGCGACCTGGACGTCGACTGGGTCGCCTTCTCCGGGCACAAGCTGTACGCCCCGTTCGGCACCGGCGTCCTCGCGGGCCGCGCGGACTGGCTGCGGGCGGCCGGGCCGTACCTCGCGGGCGGCGGCGCCAGCCGGTCGGTGACCCGGCGCGAGGACGGGGGAGTGGACGTCGAGTGGCACGACAGCGCCGCCCGCCACGAGGCCGGCTCCCCGAACGTCATCGGCGCCTACGCCGTCGCCTCCGCCTGCAAGGCGCTCACCGAGGCCGGCTTCGACAGCCTGGTCGCCCGGGAGCGGCAGCTGATCGAGAAGGTGCGCACCGGCCTCGCCGAGGTGCCCGAGGTCCGGGTGCTGTCCCTCTTCGGGGACGACGCCCCGCGCGTGGGCGTCATCTCGTTCGTCGTCGAGGGCTGGAACAGCTCGCACTTCGCCGCCGCCCTGTCCGCCGAGTACGGCATCGGCGTCCGCGACGGGCTGTTCTGCGCCCACCCGCTGGTGCGGACCCTGCTGGGCGGCGACCCGCAGACGCAGGGGGAGTGCGGCGCCCCGGAGGCGGCGCCCGGCGAGAAGTCCCTCAACGCGATCCGGGTCAGCTTCGGCGCCGGGACGCCGGACGAGCACGTCGAGCGGTTCGTGACGGCCGTGAAGGAGCTGGTGACGGACGGCGCCCGATGGAACTACCGGACCGAGAACGGCCGTTGCGTGCCCGACACCTCCGCCTGA
- the trpD gene encoding anthranilate phosphoribosyltransferase — protein sequence MSAVTPAGGDTAAGRSWPEVLSALLAGRDLSAADTAWAMDRFMSGEASDAQIAGFMVALRAKGETVEEINGLVEAMYAHAQPLHIPGPAVDIVGTGGDRAKTVNISTMSAVVIAGTGAKVVKHGNRASSSASGSSDVLEKLGINLDLSPEGVARVVDEAGITFCFAAKFHPSMRFVGGVRRDLGIPTSFNLLGPLTNPARVSASAIGCFDTRMAGLMAGVLAERGSSALVFRGDDGLDELTTTATSRVWVVRDGTVREEGFDPRDVGLELVPVEALRGADASYNAEVARRLLDGETGPVRDAVLLNSAAALVALEPADAPLAEQIRLGMAKAAESIDSGAAKRTLERWVAASNA from the coding sequence ATGAGCGCTGTGACCCCCGCTGGAGGCGACACCGCGGCGGGCCGTTCCTGGCCCGAGGTGCTGAGCGCCCTGCTGGCCGGTCGGGACCTGAGCGCCGCCGACACCGCCTGGGCGATGGACCGGTTCATGAGCGGCGAGGCGTCCGACGCGCAGATCGCCGGGTTCATGGTCGCCCTGCGCGCCAAGGGCGAGACGGTCGAGGAGATCAACGGCCTGGTCGAGGCGATGTACGCCCACGCCCAGCCCCTGCACATCCCGGGCCCGGCCGTGGACATCGTCGGCACCGGCGGCGACCGGGCCAAGACGGTCAACATCTCCACCATGTCCGCCGTCGTGATCGCCGGGACCGGCGCCAAGGTCGTCAAGCACGGCAACCGCGCCTCCTCCTCGGCGAGCGGATCCTCCGACGTGCTGGAGAAGCTCGGCATCAACCTGGACCTGTCACCCGAAGGGGTGGCGCGGGTCGTGGACGAGGCCGGGATCACCTTCTGCTTCGCCGCCAAGTTCCACCCCTCGATGCGGTTCGTCGGCGGGGTGCGCCGGGACCTCGGCATCCCGACCTCGTTCAACCTGCTCGGCCCGCTCACCAACCCGGCCCGGGTCAGCGCGTCGGCCATCGGCTGCTTCGACACGCGGATGGCCGGGCTGATGGCCGGCGTCCTCGCCGAGCGCGGCTCGTCCGCCCTGGTGTTCCGGGGCGACGACGGCCTCGACGAGCTGACGACGACGGCCACCTCCCGGGTGTGGGTCGTCCGCGACGGCACGGTCCGCGAGGAGGGCTTCGACCCGCGGGACGTCGGCCTCGAACTGGTGCCGGTGGAGGCCCTGCGCGGCGCCGACGCCTCCTACAACGCGGAGGTCGCCCGGCGGCTGCTGGACGGCGAGACGGGCCCGGTGCGGGACGCCGTCCTGCTCAACTCGGCCGCCGCGCTGGTCGCGTTGGAGCCCGCGGACGCCCCGCTCGCCGAGCAGATCCGGCTCGGCATGGCGAAGGCCGCCGAGTCCATCGACTCGGGCGCGGCCAAGCGGACGCTGGAGCGGTGGGTGGCCGCCAGCAACGCCTGA
- a CDS encoding cytochrome b: MSTSETTESRSRGKAPAGERVADWADGRLGIYSLAKANMRKIFPDHWSFMLGEVCLYSFIIIILTGVYLTLFFHPSMNEVEYHGSYVPLQGQLMSEAFSSTLHISFDVRGGLLIRQIHHWAALIFLAGMFVHMMRVFFTGAFRKPREINWLFGFLLFVLGMFTGFTGYSLPDDLLSGTGVRFTEGAILSMPIVGTYISFFLFGGEFPGVDFVARFYSIHILLLPGIMLGLVVGHLILVFYHKHTQFAGPGKTNKNVVGMPLLPVYMAKAGGFFFLVFGVIAVIAAIAQINPVWAIGPYRPDMVSTGAQPDWYMGFAEGLVRYMPGWEINLWGHTLVLGVFIPLVLFGVVLAAIAVYPFIESWVTGDKREHHILDRPRNAPTRTAFGVAWITVYMIGLVGGGNDLWATHFHLSINAVTWFVRISFFVGPVLAFIITKRICLGLQRRDKDKVLHGRESGIIKRLPHGEFIEIHEPLSQDATYTLTAHEQYKPAEIGPTVDENGVERKVKASEKLRAKLSKSYYGPDGQIPKPTVEEYKEITSGHGHH; encoded by the coding sequence ATGAGCACTTCAGAGACCACCGAGTCCCGCTCTCGCGGGAAGGCGCCGGCCGGCGAGCGAGTCGCCGACTGGGCCGACGGCCGCCTGGGGATCTACTCCCTGGCCAAGGCCAACATGCGCAAGATCTTCCCCGACCACTGGTCGTTCATGCTGGGTGAGGTCTGCCTCTACAGCTTCATCATCATCATCCTCACGGGTGTGTATCTGACGCTGTTCTTCCACCCGTCGATGAACGAGGTGGAGTACCACGGCAGCTACGTCCCGCTGCAGGGCCAGCTGATGTCGGAGGCGTTCAGCTCCACGCTGCACATCTCCTTCGACGTCCGCGGCGGTCTGCTCATCCGGCAGATCCACCACTGGGCGGCGCTGATCTTCCTCGCCGGCATGTTCGTGCACATGATGCGCGTGTTCTTCACGGGCGCGTTCCGCAAGCCGCGTGAGATCAACTGGCTGTTCGGCTTCCTGCTGTTCGTCCTGGGCATGTTCACCGGATTCACCGGCTACTCGCTCCCGGACGACCTGCTCTCCGGCACCGGTGTCCGCTTCACCGAGGGCGCGATCCTGTCCATGCCGATCGTCGGCACGTACATCTCGTTCTTCCTCTTCGGCGGCGAGTTCCCGGGCGTCGACTTCGTGGCCCGGTTCTACTCGATCCACATCCTGCTGCTGCCGGGCATCATGCTCGGCCTGGTCGTCGGCCACCTGATCCTGGTCTTCTACCACAAGCACACGCAGTTCGCGGGTCCCGGAAAGACCAACAAGAACGTCGTCGGCATGCCGCTGCTGCCGGTCTACATGGCCAAGGCCGGAGGCTTCTTCTTCCTGGTCTTCGGTGTCATCGCGGTCATCGCGGCGATCGCGCAGATCAACCCGGTCTGGGCCATCGGCCCCTACCGTCCGGACATGGTCTCCACCGGCGCCCAGCCCGACTGGTACATGGGCTTCGCCGAGGGTCTGGTCCGGTACATGCCGGGCTGGGAGATCAACCTGTGGGGTCACACGCTGGTCCTCGGCGTGTTCATCCCGCTGGTGCTGTTCGGCGTGGTCCTCGCGGCGATCGCGGTCTACCCGTTCATCGAGTCCTGGGTCACCGGCGACAAGCGCGAGCACCACATCCTGGACCGCCCGCGGAACGCCCCGACGCGTACCGCGTTCGGCGTCGCCTGGATCACGGTGTACATGATCGGTCTGGTCGGCGGTGGCAACGACCTGTGGGCCACCCACTTCCACCTGTCGATCAACGCGGTCACCTGGTTCGTCCGGATCAGCTTCTTCGTCGGACCGGTCCTCGCGTTCATCATCACCAAGCGGATCTGCCTCGGCCTGCAGCGCCGGGACAAGGACAAGGTGCTGCACGGCCGCGAGTCGGGCATCATCAAGCGCCTGCCGCACGGTGAGTTCATCGAGATCCACGAGCCGCTCAGCCAGGACGCGACGTACACGCTCACCGCGCACGAGCAGTACAAGCCGGCCGAGATCGGCCCGACGGTCGACGAGAACGGCGTCGAGCGCAAGGTGAAGGCGTCCGAGAAGCTGCGCGCCAAGCTCAGCAAGTCGTACTACGGCCCGGACGGCCAGATCCCCAAGCCGACCGTCGAGGAGTACAAGGAGATCACGAGCGGCCACGGCCACCACTGA